From the genome of Spinacia oleracea cultivar Varoflay chromosome 2, BTI_SOV_V1, whole genome shotgun sequence, one region includes:
- the LOC110804847 gene encoding uncharacterized protein has product MDNILCWNVRGLNRKDKQQLVKGMITSHQINMFGLLETRVKAHRLGDLYLNVIPSWCFTSNISCHKNGRIIVAWDPDSFIVDIIHMGPQMVHYSVTARCSGKVLFCTFVYGMDDRKGREPLWEQLQQLALLCNSAWIVMGDFNSLMELGDRVESTVRMVEVQSMRAYMIEYYVEATFLPEGEFEHFPMVLSTYTARAQRKPFRFLNMWTTAPEYHDLIDKNWSRYVYGCPMYKVLQKMKWIKADLKSLNKRALCNVEADKHNCHKIFLEAKKQMHDDPCNTSLATAERSAAQIYKLANERFISFLQHNAKVHWLQNGDENTRAFH; this is encoded by the exons ATGGATAACATCCTTTGCTGGAATGTCAGAGGGCTAAATAGGAAAGATAAGCAGCAACTGGTGAAAGGTATGATTACTTCCCatcaaattaacatgtttggCCTTCTGGAAACAAGAGTGAAAGCTCATAGGTTAGGTGACTTGTATCTCAATGTTATCCCTTCCTGGTGCTTCACTTCTAATATTAGCTGCCATAAAAATGGTAGAATCATTGTTGCTTGGGATCCAGACTCATTCATAGTTGATATTATCCACATGGGCCCTCAGATGGTTCATTATAGTGTCACTGCTAGATGTTCTGGTAAGGTGTTGTTTTGCACTTTTGTTTATGGTATGGATGATAGGAAAGGGAGAGAGCCTCTATGGGAACAACTGCAACAACTTGCTCTTCTTTGTAACAGTGCTTGGATTGTCATGGGGGATTTCAACTCTCTGATGGAACTGGGTGATAGGGTAGAGTCCACTGTCAGAATGGTTGAGGTCCAATCTATGAGAGCCTATATGATCGAAT ATTATGTTGAGGCTACTTTTCTACCTGAAGGGGAGTTTGAACATTTCCCTATGGTGCTTTCTACCTACACTGCAAGAGCACAGAGGAAGCCTTTTAGGTTTTTAAATATGTGGACCACTGCCCCTGAGTATCATGACCTTATTGACAAGAATTGGAGTAGATATGTTTATGGTTGCCCTATGTACAAAGTTTTACAAAAGATGAAATGGATTAAAGCTGATCTCAAAAGTTTGAATAAAAGAGCTTTGTGTAATGTGGAAGCTGATAAACACAATTGTCATAAGATCTTTCTAGAGGCTAAAAAACAGATGCATGATGATCCTTGCAACACTTCACTAGCAACTGCAGAGAGATCTGCTGCTCAGATCTATAAATTGGCAAATGAGAGATTCATATCCTTCCTACAGCATAATGCCAAGGTTCACTGGTTGCAGAATGGGGATGAAAATACTAGGGCATTCCACTAG
- the LOC130467554 gene encoding uncharacterized protein gives MDKGGRLSENHKNMLNCDFSVEDIKFVLDNIPNNIAHRMDGFGSLFFKHSWNTLKHDIHAAVVEFFLTGKILKEVNVTSITLVPKIPSTDHIIPPTFLEIQSSENSNPWKLNSVLPDVPPIRVLLLLLDLRKAYDIVEWEFIREVMTDLDFPTHFINLIMTCLTTTQYSILINGAPTGLIQPKRGLRQGDHLSPLLFTLCVEYFSRAMAIVSEHPHFSFHPRCRRLSLNHLCFADDL, from the exons ATGGACAAAGGGGGTAGGCTTTCTGAAAACCACAAAAACATGTTAAATTGTGATTTCTCTGTGGAAGATATCAAGTTTGTACTTGATAACATTCCAAATAACATAGCTCATAGAATGGATGGGTTTGGTAGCCTGTTCTTTAAGCATTCTTGGAATACTTTAAAGCATGACATTCATGCAGCAGTTGTAGAGTTTTTCCTCACAGGGAAGATTCTGAAGGAGGTAAATGTTACTTCCATCACTCTGGTGCCTAAG ATACCAAGTACGGATCACATAATCCCTCCAACATTCCTGGAAATTCAGAGTAGTGaaaactccaatccatg GAAGCTCAATTCTGTGCTTCCTGACGTTCCCCCAATCAGAGTGCTTTTGTTGCTG CTTGATCTGAGGAAAGCTTATGATATAGTTGAGTGGGAATTTATCAGAGAAGTCATGACAGACCTTGACTTTCCCACTCATTTCATCAATCTTATCATGACTTGCCTCACCACTACTCAATACTCCATTTTGATCAATGGTGCCCCTACTGGGCTCATTCAGCCTAAGAGAGGCCTAAGGCAAGGGGATCACCTTTCCCCTCTCCTTTTCACCTTGTGTGTGGAATACTTCTCCAGAGCTATGGCTATAGTCAGTGAGCACCCTCATTTTAGTTTTCATCCAAGATGCAGGAGGTTGTCCCTCAACCACCTTTGCTTTGCTGATGATCTGTGA